The Haliotis asinina isolate JCU_RB_2024 chromosome 2, JCU_Hal_asi_v2, whole genome shotgun sequence genomic interval cttatgttgttttaagaaatatcacatggggaatcaaaaccaGGTTTTCACCattgttttaagaaatattccagcaatgtcatgtggggaatcgaacacaggtttTCACCATCgctttaagaaatattccagcaatatcatgtggggaatcaaacccgggttttcagcatcacttcaagcaatattccagcaatatcacgtggGGAATCAGACATGGGTTTTCACCatcgctttaagcaatattctagcaatgtcatgtggggaatcaaacccaggttttcacCATGAtaagagaacactttaaccacaaggctacacctTCTCCCTCTAACTGCAAGTGAAGACGTGAAGTTgaatatatctagaaatacatCCAGGACATAACTGTCTTTGAGGACATACTTTTTGTGTGAAAATTCCTTAGAAGTAACCAAGTAAATATCCATGATCATTAACCTTTCAGCATCAGAAGACAGAGAGGTTAACTGTGGAAACAGTGTGCCTCATTGACAGCCTCATCCTCAAGCTAGGCAGCGCTGTACCCACTGAAATCACTAGAACCACTGGCTTTGTGGACACACTGATATGGTGCTCATACCTCATGGATCTAACGATTACACTGGCAATACTTCTTGAATGTCATTAGTGCATTCGTCTCTATACAGCATCAAACATATGCCAACAAGCATCAACATGTGACTATCACTTGAAGAATACATGATGTTTATCCCGCTGTTGACTGATTAAACGCTTTATGAGTCTGGTAGAAGTACAAAGACtataaacaatgataaatgcAAGATTCAATGACATGGAAAAGGATATCCCAAAGATAGAACTTAACATGAACTGTCGCTTAACCTTTGCACATACAATCCATGACAAGTCATGGTCATGTAGGGACAGCAGAGTTAATTTCTGATGCAGGTACACTACACTCTTGGCAGATAAATAAAGTTGAAAGTTTATTTCTTATTCTCTGCAATACAAAATTATGCTGAGCAAACGTCAAAACACAAATTAAAATCTGCAAAACTCAGCAAAATATTCTATTAGGCTGTGAATTGCATGAATATTTAGTCATTACAAATGAATCATTGTCACAAATACATTTATGAGGCTGTTACAGTTCTAGGGGAAAAAACTCACACTTGTTTCTGAACTGTAAACAACACTGTAGCACCCTGTCATCGTTGCATTCTATCTGCAGCCCCTCCACGACCTCTGCAGCCTGTAACACATGGACCGTGTCCTCATTACATCCTGGACATACAGATACTATCATGATATGACAAATTAAATACAGATGTAGGTTGCTGGGAGGATATGGAAGACAAACAGATGGGAGACATTAAGTTCATCCCTGCATGAAGGTATTTGGTTCTCGAGGAGAATCTACAACTCGCTTCTCTATAAGACTCTAGGAACCCTCAAAAAAAAAGTCTTGGAAGACTTGCTGAGAAACCTCATTGTGAGACTCCAGGAAGTCTCCAAGAGCACTCAACACTCTATGAGACTAAAGAAGTCTCTCGAAAAACTCACATCTCTATGGGACTCTAGAAAGTCTCCTAACAACTCATGTCTTTTTGAGGCTCTAGGAAGCTTTCCGTAACTCATGTCCATGAGACTCTCAGAAGTCTCCTATTTGACTCATCTCACTATGAGACAGTCCTGTTACTCTATGGTGTCTCACAGTGGACTCATCTCACTATGAGACAGTCCTGTTACTCTAGGGTGTCTCACAATGGACTCACCTCACTATGAAAATGTCCCATTACCCCGAGGTGTCTCACAGTGAACTCACCTCACTATGAACATGTCCAATTATTCTGGAGTGCTTTCCAGTGAACTCACCTCACTATCAAAGTGTCCCATTATCCAGGAGCGTCGCACAGTGAACTCACCTCACTATGAAAATGTCCAATTATTCTGGGGTGTCTTCCAGTGAACTCACCTCACCATGAAAGTGTACCATTAGTCTGTGGTGTCTCCCAGTGAACTCACCTCACCATGAAAATGTCCCAATATCCAAGGGTGTCTCACACTGAACTCACCCCACTATGAGACTGTCCTGTTACTCTTTGATGTTTTCCAGTGAACTCACCTAACTATGAAAGTGTCCCATTATCCCGGGGTGTCTCCCAGTGAACTCAACTCAACTTGAAAACGTCCCAATATCCAAGGGTGTCTCCTAGTGAACTCACCTCAATATGAGACTGTCCCCTTACTCTGGGATGTCTTCCAGTGAACTCACCTCACTATGAGACTGTCCCCTTACTCTGGGATGTTTCCCAGTGAAGCAGGCATTGATGTACTTCACAGCTTGGTTTGCCTTGTTCTGACAGCTCATAGACTGTAAGAGAGAGATGCATCATCATTGTGGAATTTATGTAAAATCCGTTTCTCATTACACCCAGAAAATGTGTCATATCAAGCGATATCTAAAAAAGATATTCAAATAAACTGTGCTAAAAATGCAACCACAAATCTGCACTTGCTCATTAAAAGGCAGTCACGTTTGGTTTTCTGTCAAGATGCCTTAAAAAACCTTGACAGTTCAGTCTGTCTCCAGATGAGAATGAAAAGTTAGACAATATACAGTGTGAAGTTGGTACACAGCAGTCAGCGCCATTCAACCAACCATATGTAGCTGTTTATTTTCATACTCATCACTGCAAGAATGATTGAAGAAACTATCATAATATGACAATGTTTTATatgctctctgacttggttgaccttGAAGTATGTCATCCTACACTGTCCATGTTGAGTGATGttcctgatgttgatcactggattgtatggtccagacacgattacttacagaccacaaccatatagctagaacagAGACATCTTTACCATCTGTGGTAGGAGGAACAGCTTGTCTTGTGCTGATTTTCATAATTTAGGCTAAATGAGTGAATTTTAGTCAACATGCTAAGATTCACACATTAATGAAAGGATTAGCAATATAATCACAGGCTTGTTTGTCCAAAAGGAGCTTTGGTGTAATGCACCACAAAATGGATTATGTCAATGGCATATTTATCCTTTGGGCTCTTGTCCTTCCTACAAACAGATGTCAACATACAAGAGTGAGCCGTGCTCGGTTGTCCTTGAGAGCATCCAGTTCCTGCAAAACTACCCAGGGAAACACCAGCGTTGGCAGCCCAAACCCTGCAACATAAGAGTCACTGAGTTAGTCTCTTTAATATATACACATCAGCAGGATTCACAAGAATTCTTACAAAACCCAGTACACATGATACATTGTTCAAGTCATTACACAGCAGATATTTCAACTACAATACTAAATACAAGTAGTAAGTTAGTGAGGTTTTATGTCacatttagcaaaattccagccatatcacagcaGTAACGCCAGAAATCACATTTAGCATGATAACATTAACAATGtgagaatctacatcgaaactgTACTCAACATAATAAAAAAAGAAGCTGTAATCCATAAACCTGAAAGTTTCATTTTtgaccacaaatgggcttcacaaatctCAATTATTGAAAAAATAGAGAGCTTTAGTAAtgaaatttacatttacattgggAAAAAAGTAGCATCTGTATGCAAATTATAGTGGcatgtgtgtttacactttgtcTTTCAAGCATACAGTGTAGTATTTTGGGGGTTAAGTCCCATCTGAGGTTGAACCCACACTCGTAGGGTAATTCACTAAATGTCAGAACCTGTATGGCATGAGAAGAAAATTCCATCACACTGATTGATACCTTCAAAACCCTGAGACCTGTAAAGGTCTCcaaggtagaacaggccttcagcaacctatggttgccataaaaggcgactatgcttgttctaagaggccactaacaggatcgggtggtctggctcactgacttggttgacacatgtaatcggttccaaattgcgcatggtgatgctcgtgctgttgattactggattgtctggtccagactcgagtatttacagaccgacgccatatagctggaatattgctgagtgtggcgtaaaaatcaactcactcactccctcaccctGATAGACAAGATCCAAGAAAAGGGAGCAATCCCTGAAAGGAGCTTTGTGTAAAGATGCAACAGGCTGTTTCATTGGCTTATGTAAACATATGGTTCAGTGAGGTGAAATTTGGATTAACACTGTGTGGTAACTGAACATATAACAGTGTTTGTGCTTGTATCTATCTGGTGAAATGCTGCTTTTAGAACCAACTCTGATACCAGGTCACAATTTAACACATCACACTGAAAAAAGACTCTTCAAAATGCTTGACCATTCACGTGCTTGTTCTCCACCTGATGGCAAGGCAAAGCTTGTGTCACATGTAAACACTATTACGACAATGAGTAATGTTCACATCACCTTGTAGTTCCTCATCATGCAGGTCAGACAGACGCTTCAGATGATTTATCATCACACTTGTGTCCAACACAAGACAGAGGCCCTAGAACAGAGAACAACACTAACACTCACATAGTTGTCCATCACTTGTCACTTGGGCAGAGGGCAACACCTGGCAGGCTAACATTCACAGGTGTCAACTACCAGATACAGGTGCCTCACACTCACTCAGGTGTCCATCACCTGACACATGGGCAGAGATTCACACCTGGCAGTCTGACACATGGACAGAGAACTAAATCTGTAATATCTATGACCCTTTCTCTATGTAAATGCTGTAAGCTAtcaacagtgatcaacagcatgatccaAATTACAACGTTTCAACAGACAAAAATACATCAGAAGCTACAAgtgtttcataatttcaaacaaaGGTCATTCTAGGTTCTCTCACCTGTGAGGCTGTTTCACTCTGTGTAGCAGAACATGGTGGAGATAGGTAAAACGCAGACTGCAACAGGAAACATACAAACGTGACAGCATCCACACTCACACCGAGGCCAATGACCGAAGCAGAGGGATTCCAAACCAAGAGGGCATTGGGCtagttaaagcattcattcatcacATTGTAGACCTATTTGACTCTCCAAATAAGTACAAcatttgaagcccatttatgaATATAAGATGTCCTGTTTGTAAACTGCAGTAACTTGCAGTACATTTTCAGTGACAGGAGACAGGGGTGATTAATTACAAAAGGCACTTACAGGAACAGGGTGTATAGTACTAAGAATACAAAGGCAAACAGACTTTTTTGTTTGTCGGTTATTTCAACCGACATTCAATTCTCTTAATTAGTATTAATCCATCTATTGTTGGGCTGCAACTGTTCAGATCATGGTTCTTtggtttaatgccacattcagcaatagtcTAGCAATAACTACACCCACTTCtttggttgtttaatgccacattcagcaatagtcTAGCAATAACTACACCCACTTCTTcggttgtttaatgccacattcagtAATAGTCTAGCAATAACTACACCCACTTCtttggttgtttaatgccacattcagtAATAGTCTAGCAATAACTACACCCACTTCTTcggttgtttaatgccacattcagtAATAGTCTAGCAATATCTACACCCACTTCtttggttgtttaatgccacattcagtAATAGTCTAGCAATGTTTACATCCACCTTCCATCTTCATGGATTTGCAACATGTGGCGTCTTTTATAGTAAAGTGTGTTACATGACTGTAATTCCAAGATTCAAACTAAAAAATCAACTGGAAATCAGTCCTTTAACGGGTTACagttggccttcagcaacccatgattgtcgtgaAAGGCAACTACAagattgggtagtcaggcttgctgacttggttgacacatatcattgtatcttcattgcacagatcgatgctcataatgttgatcagtgCATTGCCGGAATATTTCTGAAGGTGGCGTTAAACACCAACCAACCCACATATTAAACCTACCTGACTAGAACTAAAGTCTAATTCTCCTCTGACTTCATGAAGCTGAAACATGCAAAGATGATGAAGCAGTTAAACAAATGGAAATCTATAATTTGGttaatttaaataaaaaaaagactGAAACAAAAGCACCAGTTTCCAGACAAAAGACAAGGTGTCCCAGAGTAAATTACACAGTTAACATACACATAATATCTGTGTAAGTTGAAGCATTTAAGCACCACCTGTTAATGGACAGTGTTAAGTTTGAATGCTGAAAGATTGAAGGCGCTGTTTACATCTATAACCATCCGTTCCTCATCTGTGTCTTCATCTGTGTCTTCATCTGTGTCTTCATCCACCTCCATGTCACAGACCTCTACATCATGATTCGGATGTCCCTGGACGGCTGAAACATGGACCACATCATACTGACCACACAGACTAATGGAATCCTGCTACACTCCAGCTTTAACAACAAGATTTGTGATTGATCTACCACTTTCCATGTCAGCAACATATCTCAGGTATGATGACTCAGAACTAGGCCACACTTTGAGGCTGCATGCTATCTCTCATTATTTCTTGCTGTTGTCATTCACACTAGGGATTCTAACAGACGATGGAAATTCTCTAAATTACGTTAACGCTACTGACCTATCTCAACAAATCTTTACTCAGATAAAAATATCCCAGTCACAGATGACCAATCCTTAACCCAGGTACTGAGGACAAATTGTAACCCAGGTGCTGAGAACTAATCCTAACCCAGGTGCTGAGAACTAATCCTAACCCAGGTGCTGAGAACTAATCCTAACCCAGGTGCTGAGGACCAATCCTTACCCCACAGGTTTACctaaatgagacaccactagAAAAGCTGGAACAAAGTAAAGTTTCCTCGGATGTTGATTTACCTTGCACTGTATCAGGAGCCTGTGACCAAACAGGTGTTTCTGTCTGCACCTCCTGACTGCCACTGATAAGATCTACCCACTCTTGGACACGGTCAAGTCTATCTGCCTCAGATGGGGGGCAAGCGCCAGGTGGATCCACAGGGGCACTATTGTTAGTGTTCGCCTCACTGTCTGATGAAACCACTCTTCTGATGTCTGTTTGATGGCTATGTTTTAAAGTGTTGACAGCACAACCTCGGCCTTGACTAACTTTACATGAAACATTCAATCTTTCGAACACAGATGATTGAACACCAACACTTGAAGTATTTTGACTGTCAAAGTGAAGATGTTCTGTTACCGTCTCATCTTCCACATTCAGGTCAAATAAATCACTTGATGAATGTTGGCTACTTTTAGTACTCTTCCTTCTTTCAGGACTCAATATAACCTTCCTCTCCTCTCCAACTGATACTTTAAAGGACAAGTTATTTTTTGTCACAATTTTTTCTGGTACAACATCATCGGTGGAAGAATTTGAAATCCTTCTTTTACGTGTCCACAAACCTTTGGTCGATGAAATATGTGCACTCTCATGCACCGTGTCCTGTTTCAGTTGTAGCTGATCAGATGACTGACATGCCTTAGCAGTAACAGGGGATTTGTCATTAGGTTTTTTAGGCTGCAATGAATACAACACTTCTCTCTTGCTGGCATGTCTCTTCTGTGGAAGTGGAGATTTGACATCTGTTCTTAAATGCTGAGATGAACAGATCACCTCTCTCTTCACGGCACCTCTCCTTTGTGGAAGAGGAGATTTATTCTGTGTTTTGAAATGCTGAGATGAACTGATTACTTCTCTCTTGCCAGCATTTCTCCTCTTTGGTGATGGGTATTGCTCCATCCTCTGAATATCAAAAACAGAATCACTTTTCGAAGACACTTTCTTCTTTGAAGTTTTAACATTATCAGAAGACTCAACACCCTTCCTGATTTCTGATAACACCCTAGAAATATTAAAGGAGTGTTGTCGGTCCATTTGTGCAAACTTCCTTGGCTTGTCATTCACCTCCTTTTTCAATACAAATTTTGAATCAGGTGTCTCTATTTTGAATTTAACCCGAGGAACTTTCTCATCAGGCTTAGACTTAAACTCTTTCTCAGACACTTTCTCCTTATCCTTGTGCTTTTTAGTGTTCTCTGGACATTTTCTTGGTGACAACTTTGGCAGATGTCCAGGTGAAGATTCTTCTTTGACACTGTTTACAAGTTCATCTTTGTTGTGAGATGGCGAGTTGGAAATGACATGATCATAGATGTTCTTCTGGAACTGACTAAACACAGGTTCATTCTTGGGGTCAAGTTTCTCTTCTTCACTGTAGTACGGAGAATCATCTGACGAACTGGTCGGAGAACAGCGGGGACTGCATGGCGGACTGAACTGCTTTCTTCCTGCTGGATGAACTCCAGACTTGGCCCCCTGAAACATAAGTAAAACACTTTCTGAACCATGAAAATACTTGCAATTCATTTACAGAATACTGGGCTTGTAAAGGAGTAAGGTtggttttaagcaatattccagcagtatcacagcaggggacacaagaaatgtggGGAGTCTGATCAGCTGCTCGTATTTGGAAAAAGCCTCATGCATGGAACTATAGTATATGCTTGTTCCTTATACAAGTTATATGTTTACTTTATGTTATTTGGAATAAAGTCCTTCCAAACATTtctggtgaggtgaggtgagcaACATTTCATCAGTATCACataaggggacaccagaaacaggcttcacacatgtccTCGGCATGAGGAGAGAATGCCCAACCACAAGACTTCCCCAGCACCCATCAAAGTTAGGTGAGGTGTTGAGAGGCAACGTGAGATGGAAACTGATCTAAAGTTGATGTCCTCCTGTAaagtgtacatgtgtgtttgtttgtactaAATCAGACAAATACCATCCTTTGGCAGAAAAACATTGATGGCCCATTCTGACGTAGTACTGATTCCAAGTCAACCAGTCCATGTTTTATGACCTCAAAAATGTGCTCAAGACTGGGAAACAACAAGTGCTACCTTTTACCTACTAGTGAAAGATCAAATAATAGGTCAAATGATCAACTTGCTTGCATCTGCAATTATTAATGAACTTGGGAGAGTATAAGACACCCCAAAAATGAACCATTAAATCCAACTTTAGAAAGTTTGTATGTCATTGTTATGTTAATTTAATCAAGACATAGACAAGTGCAACAGTTTCCAGACAgtcataaaaacaacaaactcaTGTGCACACCTAAACAGGAAGTATACCTGAACGTCTCAGTCATTGCATCAATCAGTTCCTGCAATGAATGTGTGCCCTCATTGCCCTCATGAGTTCACAACAACACCTGATTATTGATCAACACAACAACACCTGATTATTGATCAACAACCAATTTCTGATTATTGGATATTGTGAGCAATAACCAGCACCACTTTAAACAAACTTTGCGATGATACGTCCATAGCTTAAACCACCAACCTTCCATTATCAATGCAGATTCAATGTACTCGACTACTAAGGTTAACTATAGGGGGTTCAGAGTGAATGTGAGTAGTGCTTTATTTTAAGGGCACAATGTCAATGTTCTTCAACCACATTTGGTCCATaagacatgtatatatattggcaCATATGCACTCACTTCCTATTGATACAATAAAAGACTTACTATACCTTATGCCTTGCCTGAAATTGATAATTGAAACGGTAAGatgaacagcttccaaacacgTAACATTTATCATAAATGGAATGTAAACGATTGATCCGTACATTGAAAACTGTCACACATGGTCTTTGGTGAACTGGCCTCAATCACAAGTTGTGTTACAGGATATTTGTAAAGAGTGttccaagggacataattctATGTGGTTCGCTTCAAATGCAGTACAGACTGTAGAGGGTGCAAGAGTCAATTTAATGCaatgttgcattaattcatttgaacttTTCAATTACATATtgtaatgttaatacatattttCTTCAGAATAAATTATATGGCGGCTTCGATGAGGCTGATAGTATTAACAAGGGTTGAAAAATCCCATCGCTcgacgcccgggacaagtcagttttcatttcgggcaatcaaatagtGGTATGTTACTTGTcagtggactactagataatttccacttatggcttcatttcatatctgctcataatcattcatgtagctattacatttcacagtaatagtaatttagagctattgttctttgaaatttatcactcttcgataaacagtctagtaaacattaacatcaaacactgtcataaaaccagggcaagtggaaagttagtcaggacaagtaactttcttgaagtcacttcaACTGTTGCAAGTggctaatttttttttttaaaatttgaacaACTGACTAATTAGAAAAATGCACTATTAATTTTTAGAAAAGTGTTGTGTGATAGTGTGCCTTCAATAGCAATGGTGTAACATCATCCAGAATGTCACAGACCTATCACAACAATCTTGGAAAGTCTGTGAAGCAGCACTTCCTAGTCCAGACAAGGGAGGCAACACTGATGACTTCATTACTCCAAGCGCATCATCAGTTAATGTAGTGGCAACAATTCATTTGTTAGGCAGTCCACAGTCTTATCTTAACTTTATCCAAtaccacagacataaaaatatcaattttcatGCACAAATGCTGCCAACACACACTCCATTCATATGTAACCACAACTGTACAACTCACATGACCAACTTTTACAAGATGAGGCATTTCCCACGTTGTCACTCCACTGTGCGTGTTGAAGTAGTACACACGTTCTGGGTATGTTGATGATTGTTTCACAATCCAGCCAAATGGGAGGGACGGTTTTTGCCGACTCATTTTGTGTTCAATACTTTAACCATTCCCACACCCCCATCTGTAACAtacaaacattataaatataACAGTTTCCAAATGGAACATCTCGATGTAACTTTTACACCTCCTGGTGTCATTAAAAAAGAATGCTCATGCCAATGGTATTTGTTTTGgtcaaacaatatcacaggACCTGAAAGAAGAAATACCTGCCTCCAACATATGTTGTACAAATAGCTGCAGTTTCATAATAATTGCTGGCACATTTCTGGGAAATTATGTGTCTGAAGCTTAGTTGATTTCCCTGCTTGTAGATATTTACTAGCATTGAAAGCAACTCAACTGAAActatatttgtgaaaattattcaTGAAAGAGTTAATTAACATCCAAGTCTGTGAGAATTTCACTAATGACTGAGTTATGACCAGCTACCCTACTTGTGTATAATGATCATACAAACATTCCTGACAAAACATACGCATTAATAGCATACATTCACTCATTTCAAATAAATTAGGGCATTTCGTCTACACCCCTACCCCAGGCAATGTGACCAAAACCCAGGAGCATTTTGACTAAATTTGAGGGGGCAACTCGAGAAC includes:
- the LOC137273171 gene encoding uncharacterized protein gives rise to the protein MSRQKPSLPFGWIVKQSSTYPERVYYFNTHSGVTTWEMPHLVKVGHGAKSGVHPAGRKQFSPPCSPRCSPTSSSDDSPYYSEEEKLDPKNEPVFSQFQKNIYDHVISNSPSHNKDELVNSVKEESSPGHLPKLSPRKCPENTKKHKDKEKVSEKEFKSKPDEKVPRVKFKIETPDSKFVLKKEVNDKPRKFAQMDRQHSFNISRVLSEIRKGVESSDNVKTSKKKVSSKSDSVFDIQRMEQYPSPKRRNAGKREVISSSQHFKTQNKSPLPQRRGAVKREVICSSQHLRTDVKSPLPQKRHASKREVLYSLQPKKPNDKSPVTAKACQSSDQLQLKQDTVHESAHISSTKGLWTRKRRISNSSTDDVVPEKIVTKNNLSFKVSVGEERKVILSPERRKSTKSSQHSSSDLFDLNVEDETVTEHLHFDSQNTSSVGVQSSVFERLNVSCKVSQGRGCAVNTLKHSHQTDIRRVVSSDSEANTNNSAPVDPPGACPPSEADRLDRVQEWVDLISGSQEVQTETPVWSQAPDTVQAVQGHPNHDVEVCDMEVDEDTDEDTDEDTDEERMVIDLHEVRGELDFSSSQSAFYLSPPCSATQSETASQGLCLVLDTSVMINHLKRLSDLHDEELQGFGLPTLVFPWVVLQELDALKDNRARLTLSMSCQNKANQAVKYINACFTGKHPRVRGQSHSEAAEVVEGLQIECNDDRVLQCCLQFRNKFGTSNVILLSEDVNLCNKAMMCGLEAGSIKNIHEILVLSNAVQDQKSTQESNLAPETAAMSQSCFPPRSQQPLPHPPSLPSEKHHHTTSVTPCHKVDRVQIDEMVVKVKAVVKDTLGLVLETEMKAAFDDIWKSVVYRKPPWTAGDIMESIKKHWMAVFGMILPKHISETVSSITNKFQPYKVPLLRSREVLELIKELMQLMEALKKHSSYKGTMSISIDKLKTMQMQLQHLKTASTPSAPSFSTPSSSTPSSSTATQLRTYTNKPVTSQSSKRTQVCVDDADSSTCTDVTPHCQHPSQQDSLPTGSDMDVKPSTSSLSASRIKHRPKASNSNNTITTATSNTTSAGQAVVHNCFQVVWANVYQVCVEIEASLLQSVSNDYLSLLTRLTRIIKDLRYEFALCLSISPYEIPNEMEKFQNFCDQLNTVFVKLKHKPVEFESVTVNALMSFFRNTSNRPILQSGLMQLDDIIRSLYELVKKLPD